In the Brassica napus cultivar Da-Ae chromosome A7, Da-Ae, whole genome shotgun sequence genome, one interval contains:
- the BNAA07G18720D gene encoding uncharacterized protein BNAA07G18720D, which yields MVDLERRVCCMCGDVGFIDKLFHCSKCLNRFQHSYCSSYYKEQADPIKICDWCQWEARSPTGAKHGVKSRSSKRSYRSEYSSAHQIKQQEINQITTSSSIPPATDKGKTGAPSPRSATRRYKLLKDVMC from the exons ATGGTGGACCTTGAAAGAAGAGTATGTTGCATGTGTGGTGATGTGGGTTTCATCGATAAGCTCTTTCATTGCAGCAAGTGCCTTAATCGCTTTCAACACTC GTACTGTAGTAGCTATTACAAAGAGCAAGCTGATCCAATTAAAATCTGCGATTGGTGTCAATGGGAAGCGAGGAGCCCAACCGGAGCAAAGCACGGTGTTAAAAGTAGATCGTCTAAGAGATCGTACCGGTCGGAATATTCTTCAGCTCACCAGATCAAACAACAAGAGATTAACCAGATTACTACAAGTAGTAGTATTCCTCCAGCAACCGACAAGGGTAAAACCGGCGCACCTTCTCCGAGATCGGCCACTCGCAGGTACAAGCTTCTCAAGGATGTCATGTGTTAG